From a single Cryptococcus neoformans var. neoformans B-3501A chromosome 3, whole genome shotgun sequence genomic region:
- a CDS encoding hypothetical protein (HMMPfam hit to OTCace, Aspartate/ornithine carbamoyltransferase, Asp/Orn binding domain, score: 225.2, E(): 1.2e-64; HMMPfam hit to OTCace_N, Aspartate/ornithine carbamoyltransferase, carbamoyl-P binding domain, score: 231.4, E(): 1.6e-66) produces MPSATVIRYAIQGARKPTPNVIIPFKPTNIAKSRQLPPPHLLTLADLSPEQISSLIANAAALKFVSKNVHTTAIPKRLDRRTVALIFNKRSTRTRVASETSVEALGGHPMFLGKDDIQLGVNETLEDTAKVVGSMTDGIMARVAGHEEIETLARYSPVPVINALSDLYHPTQILADLLTLCEIYAPVPPPTEIVSGQAYSSILSYYQSALNPTKILQGKKVAWVGDTNNITNELLVTLPRFGMHFSVAAPKGYDKFDERVWSRLAESKTESLVTLTNSPAEALRDADVVVTDTWISMGQETEKAARLEAFKGYQITNKMVSEAGAKEDWKFMHCLPRKKEEVDDEVFYGPRSVVFPEAENRKWTIMAVFE; encoded by the exons ATGCCTTCTGCCACCGTCATCCGATACGCCATTCAAGGGGCTCGCAAGCCGACTCCCAACGTTATCATCCCTTTCAAACCCACCAATATCGCCAAGTCGCGacagcttcctcctcctcacctCCTTACCCTTGCCGACCTCTCTCCTGAACAGATTTCCAGTCTCATTGCTAATGCCGCGGCTCTCAAGTTCGTCTCAAAAAATGTGCATACGACAGCGATTCCCAAACGCCTTGACCGACGAACTGTCGCTCTGATCTTTAACAAGCGATCGACGAGGACCAGGGTTGCGAGTGAAACTTCTGTTGAGGCCCTTGGTGGCCATCCTATGTTTTTAGGCAAAGACGATATTCAGCTCGGAGTGAATGAGACTCTTGAGGATACTGCCAAAGTTGTAGGTAGTATGACTGATGGTATCATGGCGCGTGTAGCTGGTCACGAGGAGATCGAAACACTGGCCCGATACTCGCCTGTGCCCGTTATCAATGCTCTCTCCGATTTGTACCACCCCACTCAAATCCTTGCCGACCTTCTGACGCTGTGCGAAATCTATGCCCCTGTACCTCCCCCCACTGAGATCGTTTCTGGGCAGGCATATTCTTCTATCCTAAGTTACTATCAGTCTGCCTTGAATCCAACCAAGATTCTGCAAGGCAAAAAGGTGGCATGGGTTGGAGACACCAACAATATCACGAACGAGCTCTTGGTGACTCTTCCCAGGTTTGGGATGCACTTCAGCGTGGCCGCGCCCAAGGGGTACGATAAGTTTGACGAGCGTGTCTGGTCCAGGCT CGCCGAATCTAAGACTGAATCTCTTGTCACGCTTACCAACTCCCCAGCCGAGGCCCTTCGTGATGCCGACGTCGTCGTTACCGATACTTGGATTTCTATGGGTCAAGAAACCGAAAAAGCTGCTCGTCTTGAAGCCTTCAAGGGTTACCAGATCACGAACAAGATGGTCTCCGAAGCTGGTGCCAAGGAAGACTGGAAATTCATGCACTGCCtgccaaggaagaaggaagaggttgacgaCGAGGTGTTTTACGGACCGAGGAGTGTTGTGTTCCCTGAGGCGGAGAACAGGAAATGGACTATCATGGCTGTTTTCGAGTAG